AACCAGGAAATGCAACTACTTTAACACCTTCTTCAGAATCGATTTGTTTTGAACTGCACAATAAACAAAGACGCACTTGTTTGGATGATTTATACCATTTGGTTTTGTAAACTTCTTGCGCCATTCTGAAGCATAATAACGAAAACCACCACCATTTTCTCAGCACCAGAGAAGTTTTGTACACACATCTTCATAGTCATGTCAATTCTAGACGCGAAAGCAACATCAACAATAAGACGCCACAACAAAAAAATtgaataaaaaattacattttataTAAGATGAACAAAATTAATACTAAAACAAAGATAAACTTACAAAACGCCTGTCAAATTTCCATATGAACTCTATAGGATGATTGTCTGGATCAACTTTATGATAATCTGGTGAATCCCTATCTTGCTCATCATCTTCATCGGACATTCCATCAGTAGAAACAACATCACTATCAGAGTCGTCGAAAAGTGAAGAAACATCATTCGACTCATCGTCCATAGATTCAACATAATTAGGATCAGAATCATCAGCATCGTCTGTGTCGGTGTCTTGTAACTCAatcacaaacaaaaaaaaaccaaGAAAATATTGATAAAAATTTAGATACGCGATTAAAATCGGGGAAGCTGAATAGTTACCTGATGTTCTTCTACTagattttgtcaaatgaatacATGGGCGACAACGATCGGCGAAAATTAACATGCAATTAATAACAAAACAATAAGCGGTTAACAATATTCAAATCGATCGGAAATCAAGTTTCCATAAACATCGGAAAGCATATAGTTCAAATTCGATGAAGATAAtaagaaaaatacaaaacaatACCTCAAAAGAAGATGTTGATCacagaaacaaaaaaaaagaagatCGGTGAATcagaataaaaaaaacaataacataAACATCTCATATATACATAACTTTTTTAGAAGATTGAAGACATTGAAGATACTGATAATAAACGGTGGTTGATTAAAGGGTGTTATGGGAGAAAGTGAAGATACATGAATATACAGAAAAACACATCCGTTGTTTAAAGGGTTTATGGGAGAACATGAAGAGAAATATGAAAAGTGAGGAGgtgaatgaaaaaaaaagaaatgatttTATAGGATCCATCACCGTATTGGGGGTCGGGTATTGCGAAATGGGGCTTCACTCATAAAAAAGAACCCGGTAGTTTGGAGCCAAAACCAAGAATGAGGAGCTCTAATATTGCGCCACATCAGCACCAACATTCACTCATATGATCAAACACGCGATTTTTGTCATGATCCAACTCCCATCGTTGATGGCCGACATGGTTATTGGTGGTTGTGAGCAACTCTTCACCAACTCCTGCTAACACATGACGTTAAAAAGGTTATTAAATTTCTGAAACATCTTTGCTAATTAAAAAAAAGTACCAAACACTTTTGTTTGTAGGGATAACCTAGAACGACATCTATAAATTAAACAAACACATAAAGAAATAGATTAACTTTACCCGTAATCACCTCATACGTCAACAGAGAACAAATCAAAGAAAAAGATAATACAATTTCAAAGATAAAAATTGCAAACATACAAAGTATGAGAATATTCATAAATGTAAAATGTATCAATCAACTAAATGTAAAATTACATGGGTTAGGCTTAATTTAACCTCACATAACCCGATTTGATTCTAAGCTGGTCACTCCCAACTGATGCACATGGTCCCTCCAATGCTCACATCGTCATCATTCAGCAACTATTCAAAATTAAATAGTGTAATAAATCTTCCTTAACTTATGTACCAAAACATCATTCAATATAGAATTAATAAATAGAACATGTGCATTTGAGTTCGCAGCAAAGATATCTGAACTTTCATCACCTAATATGCCATCACTTATTACAGAGCATAAGCAAGACCCTCGAATTGATTGATGCTTTGATGATTCTCTATGTATGGTTTGGGATGAGAATGAAAATCATACCTTTTTTTTACAATGGATTTGAACAACAAACCATTATCTTAAGGAAAGAAATGGCGAAGATGATAGATGGAGAGATTGCAAAGATGGGGGCGTGTTAGGGTTTGGTAAGGAAGCTGGCAAATAAAACCCTTATTTTGCATTGCTTCTCTCTGATTCAATTCTATATGAAAAATAACAGATCTGTAAGTCAAGAAAGGCAAAGGATTATAAAATGGAAACCTTAAACACACCTCAAAGAATCGAAGCGACTTCAATGGAGAGGAGAAAACACAAAGATATGAAAAGAATGAAAGCGGCGATGTAGTTTAGGGTTTACGATTTGAAATTTTGGTCAGAGATTAGTACACAATTTTTATGCAAGCCAAGTATGGTAACTATTTTTTATTGGGCTGGGTATCCATAGTTTATTTTTGGGCTTTTTAAAATTAACTTGTGTTCGCAAAATTTCACCGGGCCAGGTGTTTCAAGTTTAAGTTTATTTGGGCCAAATACTATTAAAATTTGGAGCCGACACGGGgttattttcaaagtaatttGACCTGGGTTTTGAGCTgatacaaatatatatttttttattaataaaaaatgtttCAAAATCAGTTAACTCGCATTGCACAAGTTGAACTTGAAACCGGAACCACAACCCGACCTCCAAAGTTGAAAGGATCAGCCTATTTTGGCAGCCTGAAAAACGGAATCAAGTCCTTTTCGAGTACACGGACTATAACCAATGGATATCGATCACTGTCGAGCCCCATGTTCCCATGACAGTTCGTGATGATATGCGTGTAGTCAACAGCGATCCCTCAACTTACACAGATAACGACAAGGCATTCCTTATGAGTTTAAAGTCAAATTATGCTCTCAACTGTGTGTCAACGTCGTGGCACATTATAAATCTCTCAACCTTGACCTAATTAGAGACAAAGAAAAAGTTTTGCAATTTAACAAAGAGCTAAAAGAAAATGAAGCTACATATCAGAGAAAGTTAAATTCGACTTTAGTTGAAATGCAGACTTAAAAGAGTTGGTTTTCAGAAAGATTTTGTCATAAACGACTTAACTGAAAGATTAGAAAAATCTCAGAATGAAAACAATAGATTGCAAATCATAATTGATAAATGGAACGTCAGTAAAAAGGCACTGGTTGACATTAAAAATTGCCAACGACCAACATATGTGAAGGATGGAATCGGGTACAAAGATAAActtggaaatgaaagaaaactcttTCTTCCTccacatagcaaaaactatgtATCCATGCCATCTCCTCATCCCGATAATGATTTAATTGATGAAAATGATCTTGTTACTAAAGATGTTTCTTGGGAAAATGAAGAGGTTACTAACCTTTCTGATAACAATGCAGATGTGATCGAGAATGAAGAAGATGGATGCGATGATGATTGTAGTGGATCTAAAATAGGGATAGGATATTCAGGTGACAGTTATTCCACTGTTAACTGGTTCTCCTGGAATTGTGATATACCAAACAAAACTTCTATTCGGGATGACTGTAATGGGCATCTACCTAAACCTAAGACCCACAAGCACGATAATGTAGTGGTTGAATGTTTTGATTTGAATTCTGCCTTTTGTGATGAAAAAGTTATGTGTGAACCTCCTGTGTTTGTTCGAGAATTGAAACAAAACAGATTCAGAAAATTCCTCACAGAGGAAATTCCAGAATTTGTTCCATCTCACAGAAGTATGTCAGAGTCAGAGAAAGAGCTAAATGAAGAAAGCAGCAGCGAAGACTCAAGCACCACAACTTCAGAAGGTAGTGAAGGAAGCTCAAGTGAGGATCAATGCGATTCAGATTTTCAGTCATATCAAGAAGGGGGGAGCTCAAATGACTCAGAAACTTTAGTAACAAATGCTGGTAAAAAGGTTAAAAACCTTGAACCATCGGGTGTTCAAGAACCAACAACCCCAAACGACTCTGCAGGTCTAGTAAATCAAGATCCATTGGAAAAAGACTTCCATGTCGATGACTGCACGAGTTCAGATGATGAATCAAAGACAAATGAAAGTCTTGGGGAGTCAAAGATCAAAAGATCATCTGAAGTTGTCGAACCTCATGTTTGTCAACATGCTGAGTCAAGCTCAAAGCAATCCCCGCCCCTAGTTGCATCACACGGAACTGCAAAGTCTCAAAAGCCATTCAAGGCTTGTTTTAGGTGTGGAAAAGAAGGTCATGTGCTCAAGCAATGCCAAGAACGACATGATCCAGACGGTAAAGGCAACTAGTATTGCTTCTCTGAATCAAAAAGTAAAAATCACACATATTTAAAAGATCAGATGAAAAAATTTCAATCCTGATCTCTACATGTGAAGTCGGTTTCACATGATTCAAAGATGAAAAAGGACCAACATAACAAAACCTCAATCTTTCCATCCGGGTCTTAAACATAAAATTATTTCAAACTTTAAATCTTATCAAACCAAAATTTTTAAACCAACACAGGTTTGGCGAGTCAAACCAATGGTTGTAAAAGAAATCAATAAGGGAAAAGATTTGGCATATCAGGTGGTTTCTTATTTTGATGAAATGAGACAACCCAAGACTACGATGGCTTGGGTTCCACTCTCTAACTGAATTGCTTATGAGTGTAGGAACATCCAAGGAGGACTGCTAGTAACACTGGTTATTATCAGTGGTTGTTTCAGATACAAGTTAAAGAGGAAAATCACAGGATATGGCTATGGTATCTAACCTGGTCGTGTTTTCAGCTCTGCTATAACACACTCATTTTCTTGCTAACATATGTTTTTGTCTGCCTGGTGTGGAAGACTTTATTTTGTAAATacatgttttataatttttagtTTTTCAGTAAACGgttatacataaataaaattttgaagggggggggggtttattaAAATACTCTCTAGACCATGAGATGTAACTGTTGCAAAATAATCATGATCTAATATGAGAAATGATAGGAACTAACTTGATTATGTCTTCACATGAATAGGATCTGATGGAAGATATGGCTCCAAGTTAACGATATGTCGGTAGATTCAACATTTCAGACAAGTAAACTGCATCTTGGTAATAAAGATAAAGATCGTATGATAATGTGGATACCCACCTTCTTAAAGAATTGCACAAACCGATTATGTCCAAAAGGGGTTGCATGATTAAATTTAGGCGTTCAAAAGACACACAATGTTgtgcatacatatatatatttattgaaaaGACACCAATGTGTGCAACCAAAAGACACCAATGTGTGCAACCCAAAAAGAGCAAAATGACACGCAATGCTAATGTCATGCAATAGGAATAAAAGATACACCAAAGCGTGTACATATATTAAGTAATTATTTTATTAGTTATGCTCTTTAAATCAGATGATCATATTCTCTGCTTATGGAACATAGACCTGAAGCTCTCATCATCTGATTTAAGGTGATCATCTCCTCTGCTTATGGAAACATAGATCTGGAGCTCTCATCACCTAGTATATACTATTTCTAAGTTGTTAAGGTAGTCATCTCAAAAGACCATGAGGACAGATAAATATAACCGAACACGTGTGGGGTCCACTAGCTTCATCCTAAATATACCCAAAACATGATAATTAATCACCAGATGTATGTCGAATGAATGGTGCATGGATTTAAATGGACAAACATACCAGTAATCGTTCTTGAGTCGTATCTATCCTAAATAAAATTGAAGTATGGCTAGGCTTTTCAAGTTGTTATGATCTCGTATTTGATCAGCTCTATATCTCAAAGGttgaaagtttttgaaaattaaaaaaaaatgaaatgatgattaaagaattaaaaaaatcGAAAATCAAAAAATATTTTGATTTGTGTACAGTTGTTTTTCTAAGTCTTCCATATCACATCAATCGTGTCTCAAACCGCTTGAGATACTCTTTCTGTTGCACACTAGAGATGAATACGGTTTTGTCTGTACTTTGAATCTATCTAAAAGAAAATTGGAAGTTGTGTTTATGAGTTTGAACAGGTTACTTCGCTTATTTGCTGCAATAATGGCCGATCATCAATTGAGCAAGATACCAACCAAAGCACGTGTTTCCTCAAGATTGCAGAAGATACcaagctaggaatcctcctcctacGTCTTCTGAATCACTCAAGAAAATGAGAGGTAGAAAGTTTGTTCCGGCTTGTCAAAGATTATGCATGCAAAAAGGAGGAGCTTATCCAGATAAAGTACTCAAAGAGCAAAGTGTCAAAAGAAGATCTTTAGTGAAGAAAATTTGGaaagcatcagtctagggggagattgttggatctAAAATTGAGATTGAAGCTTGCCAAATTGAAGATTGCAACATGCATGAAGTTGACGGTTCTAAAGATGATGCAAGAGTTTGATAACATTAGCCTAAGGGGGATATTGTTGGGTCTAAAACGTGTAGTCTAATGTTATCAACGAatcaagtcaacaaagtcaaTGCCAGCAAGTCAAAGTCAACACGCAAGTCGACACGAGAAGATCGAAGAAAGATATGGCGTGTGAAAGATCGAGATTTGATAGTTATAGTGCTTtagataattaaatatatttgattagacaaaatatatttattatcttaTTAATTAATTAGTTTTTCTTGTTTAGTGCCACTTTTAGTAAGCTGTTATCTCTAGGGACCTAATTGTAATTAGCCTAAAGTGGTTTCGGCTATAAATAGTAagagatgattagggttttgcaACACACTTAGAGAGAGATTTGAGGGGCTAAATTGTATTCATCTTTTGCAAATCTTTTCAAGGGTTTTATTGCTATATTTTTTGTGTGTTCATCTTGATTTCTTTATCAAAATCAGATTTTTGCTCGATTTGATCCTACAGATTGTTAAGTGAAGTTACAGGCTGGAAGGAAGAGAAGATAACACTAAGGGTGGATAATGTTTCTGCAAGAACACTCATGAAGAATCCCGTCGTTCATGGAAGAAGCAAGCACGCTGATACACGCTACCATTTCATAAGAATGTGTGGAGAATGAGCACATCAATGTGGAACACATCAGTGGAGAACTACAACAGGCATATATACTAACAAAAGCacttgcaagggtcaagtttgctacaatgCAAGAACTGCTTGGAGTTCAAGATCTACAACAACTCAAGGATGTTCATGATTAGGGGGTGAATGAAACCACTAATCCTTCACATCCATAGTACAAGGGTTCATTTGTATATAGTATAAAGACAGTTTAGTTGTATATTAGTGGAAGTTATAAAGTTCGGGGACTACTTGTGACAAGACGGAAAGTTGATAACCAACTCCCCACATGAATTGACATGTCTCCTATGAAGACATCTGATCGTCGGCTTCAATACATAGACAAAGGGATTCGACTTATGGTTTGTATAGACACACCTCTTCAcaacgattctcagccacaagattCAATAGACGCACCCGTTCGTGAAAGGACATGTCTTTACACTCGCACcatttgaacactataaataggggtaGATTCATTCATTGTAAATAACTAATGCAAAATTCGAAACTCAGTATATATCAAAGTTCTGTTTTAGTTTGTCATTCACGTTCTAAAGATCAAAGATCAATCTGGGAAACAAGTATTAGTTGCATAATTTCTTACTTGATTTTTGTTTAACAATAAACTATTTGATTCTTAAAAGGAGTTCAACAACGGTTTGGGAATCACAGTCATTTCATTCCAAAATTATGCGAATATTGATACAAACCCAATTCTGGGATTGGGTCACCCTGGATCTAGCCAAGCCCAATCGAAACTAAATGGAGGGAACCCGCCGGAGGGAAAACTGCTGGAGGGAAATTGGATGGAGGGAAAAAATACGAGGAAAACAGGGAATGATTCGAGAATTAAGGAGGTGAAGTCGTGGGCAGAAAACTACCATATTTTTAGTATTTATATTTCCAGATTTTGTCTAGTATTATGTAGttgtttttattttctgaaattaGGATTTTATACCTTAGAAGCGGAGATTAGCCTTCTTGAATTGGCCAACTATCACGTTCCGTGTTTTTGTTTGAATCAATCAAATCTCCAGTTTCTATCAAATACATTGTTCACTGAAAAGCTCATATACCATTATTGACCTGCCCATATGCTGAACCAATATATATTGTATTTTACAgtcttacatatatatatatatattatctgtAGCTTGGAGTAATCAATATGGTTTTCTACAAAATGCAAAGATAAGGGGCATAAAGCTTCAAAATATATAATAGGAAAACGAGGTGATGACAATGTCATATTTGGTTACATTAGTTTTCTTCAGATATATAGAAGTGGGTTGTGTTTTATCTCTAACGTGCTAAATATGTAAATTCAAAGATCACCCGTTCATAACAAAAATCTCAAGATGTTACCCTACTTGCTTGTTTTGACACCTCTAGCATTTTTTTTGTAAAGATACTATTAATATTGTTAACCACCAAAATTTTGTAACTAGGTTGTCAACTTGTTATGATACCATTCATGAGACCGCCCAGCGCAATCTAACACATAAATTTATACTTGTAGCACGAGCATAGAGACCATCATTCAGGAAATGTA
The Helianthus annuus cultivar XRQ/B chromosome 6, HanXRQr2.0-SUNRISE, whole genome shotgun sequence genome window above contains:
- the LOC110876468 gene encoding suppressor protein SRP40-like; the protein is MPSPHPDNDLIDENDLVTKDVSWENEEVTNLSDNNADVIENEEDGCDDDCSGSKIGIGYSGDSYSTVNWFSWNCDIPNKTSIRDDCNGHLPKPKTHKHDNVVVECFDLNSAFCDEKVMCEPPVFVRELKQNRFRKFLTEEIPEFVPSHRSMSESEKELNEESSSEDSSTTTSEGSEGSSSEDQCDSDFQSYQEGGSSNDSETLVTNAGKKVKNLEPSGVQEPTTPNDSAGLVNQDPLEKDFHVDDCTSSDDESKTNESLGESKIKRSSEVVEPHVCQHAESSSKQSPPLVASHGTAKSQKPFKACFRCGKEGHVLKQCQERHDPDGKGN